The DNA segment GAAACAGATGGACTGATAGTTGCTAATAACTTATTTATCATTGAAGGCGAAAGTCACTACATCACCCAAGATATTTATAACTTAGTCGATGGTGAAAACCCCACGCAAGACATTTTGGTTAGCAATAATGTTTTCTTAGATGCTGCTGATTGGCCTACGGAATCATTAGCGGTCAGCACTAACCCGGTTATTGGGGATCCGCAATTTGCCAATAAAGGCGGATTTTCTATTACAGATTACACCCCAGGGAACATTGATTTAGTCGCATATAAAGGCATCGAAATAAACGCCATTGATGATGACCCAATTGGCTTGGTGCCTGGGTTTATATTAGCAACTGATATTTTAGGTAACAGTATTAATGGTAACCAGCATATTGGCGCTATCGCGCCAGGGGACGATAAAGGGCCTTCTGTAAATATAATCGGACCAACCGGCACTAAATTAACTGCGCAAAGCTTTTCTCTAACTTTCGAATTTGACGAGGCTATTGACACTTTTTACGAAACAGATCTTACCGTCAAAAATGCTACCCTCGCTAATTTTGTGTCTGTATCAAGTACGCAATGGAAAGTGGATGTAACCGCAATAGATTTTGGCGAAGTCACTATTACACTCCCAGAAAATACAGTTTATGACCTTTCAGGAAATGGCAACAAAGCAGTAACTTATTCAATTAATTATGAGAAACCTGCTGAAATATACAAGCAGGAGATATCTAAAGGCAGCTCAGGCGGTTCATGGCACTATATGCTAATAGTATTAGTGGCAACGTTGGTAAGAGCACGCTTAAAGGTTAACTGATAAATTTAACGGCCATTTGAGATGTTAGCATTTGCAACATTTAAATTTATAACCTAAATTATTTAAAACCTTCAGCCGGGCGTGAGTTATGTATAAACATTCACACCACTTCATATTAGTAGGGCTTTTTCTGAGCTTCACTTGCTGTCTTCTTACTCCTTTTCTGAGTCATTCAGAAGAAATGGATTTAGTGAGCATCAATATGCGTGCTAGCGTTTCAGAGGAGACAGTGCTGGGAAAAGATGCACCTGAAAATTTTGAGGCGTACGATTTGTCAGCGAATTTCGCTCTACCTTGGAAAAACTACTCAACCTCAGGTTGGGGATTGGGTACTAATTTGATGGCAAGCGCCGGAATTTTGCGCGGCTCTGGGGAAAACGCTCTTGTCGTTTCTCTTGTCCCTGAATTGGTTCTAGGGACTGAAGACGGGCGTTTTAATCTGGATCTTGGGGCTGGTGGAGCATTGTTTAGCAGACATCGCTTTGGGAAACAGGATTTTGGTGGACCTTTTCAGTTTACTCTTACTATAGGTGTCACTGTTCCGCTCTATAAAAAATTGAAGCTGGGCTATCGATTTTTGCATTATTCTGATGCCGGTGTTAATGGTTCAGATACCATAGGGGCCGATCTTCATATGATTATGCTCAGTTATAGGTTTTGATCTTAGTCGGTAGGATTAGTTGAGCTACTTCTATTGCCATATTCCATAAAAAAACTCCTTAGAGTGTAGCGAATACACCTGTAAGGAGTCTTTGTTTACGTTGGTTAAGCATTGTTAGATACATGCTAACAATGCCTGTTTATTTTTAAAACGTATACGTTTGGCTAACACCTGAGGCATGAGTTGCAGTAATGCTTGCGCCATTTAAGCTGTTGCCTATTTCAATTAACGTTGAGGCAATACCTTGTTCTGAGGCTGAACTGCTCGGCGCTAAAACTTTAATATCACCTTGCGTAGTAAAAACTACGTCTTCATTATTTAGTGGTACAGTAACATTATCAGCATCTAAGAATGTTGCATGAACAAACACGACGTCTTTGGTACCTGTTGCGGGGGCAACACCGCTGGTATCTATGCTTACAGATAGCTGAGTAAATTCTCCCGGTGTCGTTACCTGGTGAGTAGCAACTTGTTTACCATCAATATATGCTTTTGCTGTTAACGTTCCAGGAGTAAAACCTTCTAATGAAAACTTAAAAGGTGCGTATTTAAGCATGGTTGAATATTTATCGTCTGAGGCTTTATTGCGAGCAACAAGGGTGTCGTTTAAATAAAGTTCTATTTCTTGTGCATTACTAAATACGGTTACATTTGTAGACGATGTTTCGCGCCACTCGTTGGCAATAAATGCCATTGGACCAGAAGCGTAATTATCTGAAACTATGTTAGGGTCACGTTGACTTTGATAGAAGTAATAACTGTATTTAGGTAAACGGTTAATGCTCATTATGCCAGACGATTCCAAGTCGTGATAATAGCCACGGTTATAATCAAACATTACCCAGTAACCGTCGGCAAACGCAGGGTAGGTAAGGTTATCATTATGTGATTCTTGTAAATTAAACGCTTGTTGTAGTAGACGTTTCTCACCTGAGTTTAATAGTTGTCGACTGGTGCGCTCTTCTTTTTTAAGATCTTGCCATGCATCTTGGTTTAATCCTGCATTTTGCGCGTAATATTCCCAATCACCATACTCAGAAACATTATAAGGTTGGGTAGGTTCATGGTAGTGGTTTTTCTTCATGCGGTGCTGGCGTGCTTGTAAGTAAATATCAAAATCTGGTTTCCAGCCGGCAGATAAACGAGTAGTGTCTTCTTGGTGTACAACGTTGTTTAATTGCTTCATAAACCCTTTAGTCATTTTAGATTCGTTTAACGAACACTCCCACGCTAAAACACTGGCATGGTTTCTATCACGACGGATCATGTCATGACAAGTACGTAGCACTTGTTCTTTAAATTCAGGCGTATTGGCAAAGTACTGCCAGCCTAATATCGCATCAAGTAATACTAAACCCAGTTCATCAGCAGCATTCATAAACGCTTTAGAGTGTGGGTAATGTGATAAACGCACATAATCATAACCAGCAGATTTAATTTTTACTGCATCACGATAATCAGCTTGCGGTGATGTTGCATAACCAACATACGGATATTCTTGATGGCGGTTTACGCCTCGTAAAAATGTTACTTTGCCATTAATCAATAACTCGTGGTCTTCATTAAATTCAAATGAACGGATACCAATTCGATTACTTTGTGACTCTAGCACGGCATCGTTTTTAATGAGCTCTGTTGTTACGGTATATAAATTAGGAGAATTAGGGCTCCACAGCTTGGCATTGTTAACCAATAAGTCTTGGCTAAATTGTTTATCTGTATTTGCATCAAGGCTAACTGTTTCGCTAATCGTCGCAACTTCTTTATTGTCAGCTGATAACAGTGTTTGACGAATTGTGAATTCGGCTTTACTCGCTTCAGTGTTGGCAATATGAGTTTTAATATTTACTGAAGATTGCTTTTCTGCAACCACAGGAGTTGTGATAAAAATTCCGCCACTGGCAACTTTGTTTGCCATAATTTCGTCGGTTATATGTAATGAATTTTTTACCAAAATATTTACATCGCGGTATAAACCACCGTATGTATTAAAATCTAAACGTTTTAACGGTTTAGGGCCTATATCCGGATTGTCTTGGTTGTTAAGTTTAACGGTTAGGGTATTTTCTACACCAATGTTAATTACTTTAGACATGTCTAAAGTAAATGGTAAATAGCCACCCATGTGCTCACCGAGCTTTACGTCGTTTAAAAATATATGGGCATGGTTCATTGCTGCTTCAAAGCGAATCAGTAACGTTTTGTTTTGCCATTCTTTAGGCGCAATAAACGTTTTTTTATACTCAGCTAAACCTTGCCATTGATCGTTTACAATTAAAGGCTCTATCTGAGCTGTATGAGGTAAATTAACGTTAGTCCAAGTTGGGTTTTCAATAGCTAACTCTTTATTGCTTACCTTTTTAAATTGCCAATCTTGGTTAAATGGAACCACCTTAGCAACTGATAATGGGTCTACGCTCGAATCAGTATCGGCACCATTACAGGCACTTAAGGTTGATACCAAAGTTAGGTTTATAAGAAGAGTTTTGAATAAATGTTTCAACGGTTGTCTCCTAAAGAGGCTGATGCTTTATGATGTTATTTAATTAGTAGCATTACTCGTTAGTGTTAATTTTTGTGTTAACCAGCAATGCTAATTTTTAGTTATTTACCTAGTATCGCGTAAATAAAATAATTAAT comes from the Thalassotalea nanhaiensis genome and includes:
- a CDS encoding acyloxyacyl hydrolase translates to MYKHSHHFILVGLFLSFTCCLLTPFLSHSEEMDLVSINMRASVSEETVLGKDAPENFEAYDLSANFALPWKNYSTSGWGLGTNLMASAGILRGSGENALVVSLVPELVLGTEDGRFNLDLGAGGALFSRHRFGKQDFGGPFQFTLTIGVTVPLYKKLKLGYRFLHYSDAGVNGSDTIGADLHMIMLSYRF
- a CDS encoding glycoside hydrolase family 2 protein, translated to MKHLFKTLLINLTLVSTLSACNGADTDSSVDPLSVAKVVPFNQDWQFKKVSNKELAIENPTWTNVNLPHTAQIEPLIVNDQWQGLAEYKKTFIAPKEWQNKTLLIRFEAAMNHAHIFLNDVKLGEHMGGYLPFTLDMSKVINIGVENTLTVKLNNQDNPDIGPKPLKRLDFNTYGGLYRDVNILVKNSLHITDEIMANKVASGGIFITTPVVAEKQSSVNIKTHIANTEASKAEFTIRQTLLSADNKEVATISETVSLDANTDKQFSQDLLVNNAKLWSPNSPNLYTVTTELIKNDAVLESQSNRIGIRSFEFNEDHELLINGKVTFLRGVNRHQEYPYVGYATSPQADYRDAVKIKSAGYDYVRLSHYPHSKAFMNAADELGLVLLDAILGWQYFANTPEFKEQVLRTCHDMIRRDRNHASVLAWECSLNESKMTKGFMKQLNNVVHQEDTTRLSAGWKPDFDIYLQARQHRMKKNHYHEPTQPYNVSEYGDWEYYAQNAGLNQDAWQDLKKEERTSRQLLNSGEKRLLQQAFNLQESHNDNLTYPAFADGYWVMFDYNRGYYHDLESSGIMSINRLPKYSYYFYQSQRDPNIVSDNYASGPMAFIANEWRETSSTNVTVFSNAQEIELYLNDTLVARNKASDDKYSTMLKYAPFKFSLEGFTPGTLTAKAYIDGKQVATHQVTTPGEFTQLSVSIDTSGVAPATGTKDVVFVHATFLDADNVTVPLNNEDVVFTTQGDIKVLAPSSSASEQGIASTLIEIGNSLNGASITATHASGVSQTYTF